The Mustela lutreola isolate mMusLut2 chromosome 3, mMusLut2.pri, whole genome shotgun sequence genome includes a region encoding these proteins:
- the WNT6 gene encoding protein Wnt-6, whose product MLPPAPSLLRLLLLLLLCPAHVGGLWWAVGSPLVMDPTSICRKARRLAGRQAELCQAEPEVVAELARGARLGVRECQFQFRFRRWNCSSHSKAFGRILQQDIRETAFVFAITAAGASHAVTQACSMGELLQCGCQAPRGRAPPRPSGLPGTPGPPGPAGSPDGSAAWEWGGCGDDVDFGDEKSRLFMDARHKRGRGDIRALVQLHNNEAGRLAVRSHTRTECKCHGLSGSCALRTCWQKLPPFREVGARLLERFHGASRVMGTNDGKALLPAVRTLKPPGRADLLYAADSPDFCAPNRRTGSPGTRGRACNSTAPDLSGCDLLCCGRGHRQESVQLEENCLCRFHWCCVVQCHRCRVRKELSLCL is encoded by the exons ATGCTGCCGCCCGCGCCCTCCCTCctccggctgctgctgctgctgctcctgtgtCCCGCGCACGTCGGTGGACTGTGGTG GGCGGTGGGCAGCCCCCTGGTCATGGACCCCACCAGCATCTGCAGGAAAGCACGGCGGCTGGCAGGACGGCAAGCCGAGCTGTGCCAGGCGGAGCCAGAAGTGGTGGCGGAGCTAGCCCGGGGCGCCCGGCTTGGGGTGCGAGAGTGCCAGTTCCAGTTCCGTTTCCGCCGCTGGAACTGCTCCAGCCACAGCAAGGCCTTTGGGCGCATCCTGCAGCAGG ACATCCGGGAGACGGCCTTCGTGTTTGCGATTACTGCTGCGGGCGCCAGCCACGCGGTTACGCAGGCCTGCTCTATGGGTGAGCTGCTGCAGTGCGGCTGCCAGGCACCCCGCGGgcgggccccgccccgcccctcgggTCTGCCGGGCACCCCCGGGCCCCCGGGCCCCGCCGGCTCCCCCGATGGCAGCGCCGCCTGGGAGTGGGGAGGCTGCGGCGACGACGTGGACTTCGGGGACGAGAAGTCGAGGCTCTTCATGGATGCGCGGCACAAGCGGGGTCGCGGAGACATCCGTGCCTTAGTGCAACTTCACAACAATGAGGCGGGCCGGCTg GCCGTGCGGAGCCATACGCGCACCGAGTGCAAGTGTCACGGGCTGTCGGGCTCGTGCGCGCTGCGGACCTGCTGGCAGAAGCTGCCCCCGTTCCGCGAGGTGGGCGCGCGGCTGCTCGAGCGCTTCCACGGCGCCTCGCGTGTTATGGGAACCAACGACGGCAAGGCTCTGCTGCCCGCGGTCCGCACTCTCAAGCCGCCTGGCCGCGCCGACCTCCTCTACGCAGCCGACTCGCCCGACTTCTGCGCTCCCAACAGGCGCACCGGCTCGCCCGGCACGCGTGGCCGCGCCTGCAACAGCACCGCTCCGGACCTCAGCGGCTGCGACCTGCTGTGCTGCGGCCGCGGGCACCGCCAGGAGAGCGTGCAACTCGAGGAGAACTGCCTGTGCCGCTTCCATTGGTGCTGCGTCGTTCAGTGCCATCGCTGTCGCGTGCGCAAGGagctcagcctctgcctctga